One Salvia splendens isolate huo1 chromosome 22, SspV2, whole genome shotgun sequence DNA segment encodes these proteins:
- the LOC121786373 gene encoding protein BIC1-like, with translation MEEKQIASKQGGESKLGHEKRRDRPSIAEAEAAESGRERLKRHRREVAGRVWIPDMWGQEDLLKDWIDSTVFDAAVRSGGITSARAALMDEGRRAAARIQNSC, from the coding sequence ATGGAGGAGAAGCAGATTGCATCGAAGCAAGGAGGCGAATCGAAATTAGGGCACGAGAAGCGAAGAGATCGTCCATCGATCGCTGAGGCTGAGGCTGCGGAGAGCGGGCGGGAGAGGCTGAAGAGGCACCGGAGGGAGGTGGCTGGGCGGGTGTGGATACCGGACATGTGGGGGCAGGAGGACTTACTCAAGGACTGGATCGATTCCACGGTGTTCGACGCCGCCGTCAGGAGTGGAGGGATTACGTCGGCGAGGGCGGCGCTGATGGATGAAGGGAGGAGAGCCGCCGCTAGGATACAGAACAGTTGTTGA